In Arachis hypogaea cultivar Tifrunner chromosome 17, arahy.Tifrunner.gnm2.J5K5, whole genome shotgun sequence, a single window of DNA contains:
- the LOC114925637 gene encoding uncharacterized protein, which translates to MRTENPAMCDWANRMEYDKWTQHEDSGRRFGHMTTNISECVNSVLKGTRNLPVTSLVKSTYGRLAELFVVYGQTAEAQLGSGHEFCQALVKAIDQNIRDSRCFTVTLYDRHQSEYTVTEMTPTKNFSLGSYRVSLKDHTCDCGHFQALHYPCCHAIVCCAHSRLNWASYVHEVYRMTEVFNVYKHGLVPPIPEGLCPPYAGPTVIPDPNMSRARERRPKATRIRGSIDQSVENHPKHCGLCRQLGYTRGNCDQRRYTAAGDGYML; encoded by the coding sequence ATGCGGACTGAGAATCCGGCCATGTGTGACTGGGCCAACCGGATGGAGTATGACAAGTGGACCCAACACGAGGATAGCGGTAGACGGTTTGGGCACATGACAACCAACATTAGTGAATGTGTGAATTCTGTGTTAAAGGGAACTCGTAACCTCCCGGTCACTTCGTTAGTTAAGTCAACTTACGGGAGGCTTGCTGAGCTATTCGTGGTCTACGGACAGACGGCAGAGGCACAACTTGGATCTGGGCATGAATTTTGTCAGGCGTTGGTGAAGGCTATTGATCAGAACATAAGAGACTCCAGGTGCTTCACCGTCACGTTATACGACAGGCACCAATCGGAGTACACGGTGACTGAGATGACACCGACCAAAAATTTCTCGCTAGGTAGCTATCGAGTTTCCCTTAAGGATCACACATGCGATTGTGGCCACTTTCAGGCGCTCCATTATCCATGTTGTCACGCCATTGTATGTTGCGCCCACTCGCGTCTGAATTGGGCGTCATATGTTCACGAGGTGTATCGTATGACTGAGGTGTTCAACGTGTACAAGCATGGGCTTGTTCCGCCTATCCCAGAAGGCCTATGCCCCCCATATGCTGGACCAACAGTCATTCCTGATCCTAACATGAGTCGTGCAAGGGAAAGACGTCCGAAGGCAACCAGGATCCGCGGTAGCATAGATCAGTCTGTTGAGAACCACCCGAAGCACTGTGGTCTCTGCCGTCAACTTGGTTATACGCGGGGGAACTGTGACCAGCGAAGA